The following proteins come from a genomic window of Ursus arctos isolate Adak ecotype North America unplaced genomic scaffold, UrsArc2.0 scaffold_12, whole genome shotgun sequence:
- the MUTYH gene encoding adenine DNA glycosylase isoform X5, protein MRAIMKKPRTAVRSRPRKQASRQEGREKRVLSSSQVKPPTPNAGLARRQEEVVVQASVSPYHLFRGTAEVRAFRENLLRWYDREKRDLPWRRRAEGEVDLDRRAYAVWVSEVMLQQTQVATVIDYYTRWMQKWPTLQDLASASLEGVNQLWAGLGYYSRGRRLHEGARKVVEELGGHVPRTAETLQQLLPGVGRYTAGAIASIAFGQATGVVDGNVVRVLCRVRAIGADSSSALVSQHLWSLAQQLVDPARPGDLNQAAMELGATVCTPQHPRCSQCPVRSLCRAHQRVEREQLLASRSLPGSPDVEECAPGSGQCRLCAPPSEPWDPTLGVTNFPRKASRRPPREECSATCVLEQPRAVGGPRILLVQRPNSGLLAGLWEFPSVTTEPSGQRQRQALLQELQRWAGPLPATRLRHLGQVVHTFSHIKLTYEVYGLALEGETPVTTTPPGARWLTREEFHTAAVSTAMKKVFRVYEGRRPGACKGSKRSPVSTPSSRKKPSPGQQLLDSFFRPHIPRDAPSLNSTAQ, encoded by the exons ATGAGG GCCATCATGAAGAAGCCACGAACAGCTGTGAGGAGTCGTCCCAGGAAGCAGGCATCCcgccaggagggaagggagaagcgtGTCCTCAGCAGCAGCCAGGTCAAGCCTCCTACCCCCAATG CAGGCCTGGCCAGGCggcaggaggaggtggtggtgcaGGCCTCTGTGTCCCCGTACCATCTGTTCAGAGGCACAGCTGAGGTCAGAGCCTTTCGGGAGAACCTACTGAGATGGTACGACCGAGAGAAGCGCGACCTACCCTGGAGAAGGCGG gcagagggtgaggtgGACCTGGACAGGCGGGCTTACGCGG TGTGGGTCTCAGAGGTCATGCTGCAGCAGACCCAGGTTGCCACGGTGATCGACTATTATACCCGATGGATGCAG AAGTGGCCAACGCTGCAGGATCTGGCCAGTGCTTCCCTGGAG GGGGTGAACCAGCTCTGGGCAGGCCTGGGCTACTACTCTCGAGGCCGGCGGCTGCATGAGGGAGCCCGGAAG GTGGTAGAGGAGCTAGGGGGCCATGTGCCACGTACAGCAGAGACCCTGCAGCAGCTCCTGCCTGGCGTGGGGCGATACACAGCTGGAGCCATTGCCTCCATTGCCTTTGGACAG gcaacTGGTGTGGTAGACGGGAATGTAGTACGGGTGCTATGCCGCGTCCGAGCCATTGGTGCGGATTCCAGCAGCGCCCTTGTCTCCCAGCATCTCTG GAGCTTAGCCCAGCAGCTGGTAGACCCGGCGCGGCCCGGGGACTTGAACCAAGCAGCCATGGAGCTGGGGGCCACAGTGTGCACCCCGCAGCACCCGCGCTGCAGCCAGTGCCCCGTGCGGAGCCTGTGTCGGGCACACCAGAGG GTGGAGCGGGAACAGCTCTTAGCCTCGCGGAGCCTGCCAGGCAGCCCTGATGTGGAGGAGTGCG CTCCCGGCTCGGGGCAGTGTCGGCTGTGCGCGCCTccctcagagccctgggacccgacCCTGGGAGTGACCAACTTCCCCAGGAAGGCCAGCCGCAGGCCCCCCAGGGAGGAGTGCTCTGCCACCTGTGTTCTGGAACAGCCCAGGGCCGTTGGGGGTCCTCGAATTCTGCTGGTGCAGAGGCCCAATTCAG GTTTGCTGGCGGGACTGTGGGAATTCCCGTCTGTGACCACAGAGCCCTCTGGGCAACGTCAGCGTCAGGCCCTGCTGCAGGAACTGCAGAGATGGGCTGGGCCCCTCCCAGCCACGCGCCTCCGGCATCTGGGGCAG GTGGTCCACACCTTCTCTCACATCAAACTGACATACGAAGTATACGGTCTGGCCCTGGAAGGGGAGACGCCGGTGACCACCACACCACCTGGCGCTCGCTGGCTGACCCGCGAGGAGTTTCACACTGCAGCTGTCTCCACCGCTATGAAAAAG GTGTTCCGTGTGTACGAGGGCCGACGGCCAGGGGCCTGCAAG GGTTCCAAAAGATCCCCGGTGTCCACTCCGTCCAGCCGGAAAAAGCCCAGCCCGGGCCAGCAACTCCTGGATAGTTTCTTTCGGCCTCATATCCCAAGGGATGCACCCAGCCTCAACAGTACTGCCCAGTGA
- the MUTYH gene encoding adenine DNA glycosylase isoform X3 produces the protein MNPCSHIQSRPLQKFSPTGHTSVPQPAKSQPMSIWRAIMKKPRTAVRSRPRKQASRQEGREKRVLSSSQVKPPTPNAGLARRQEEVVVQASVSPYHLFRGTAEVRAFRENLLRWYDREKRDLPWRRRAEGEVDLDRRAYAVWVSEVMLQQTQVATVIDYYTRWMQKWPTLQDLASASLEGVNQLWAGLGYYSRGRRLHEGARKVVEELGGHVPRTAETLQQLLPGVGRYTAGAIASIAFGQATGVVDGNVVRVLCRVRAIGADSSSALVSQHLWSLAQQLVDPARPGDLNQAAMELGATVCTPQHPRCSQCPVRSLCRAHQRVEREQLLASRSLPGSPDVEECAPGSGQCRLCAPPSEPWDPTLGVTNFPRKASRRPPREECSATCVLEQPRAVGGPRILLVQRPNSGLLAGLWEFPSVTTEPSGQRQRQALLQELQRWAGPLPATRLRHLGQVVHTFSHIKLTYEVYGLALEGETPVTTTPPGARWLTREEFHTAAVSTAMKKVFRVYEGRRPGACKGSKRSPVSTPSSRKKPSPGQQLLDSFFRPHIPRDAPSLNSTAQ, from the exons ATGAACCCCTGTTCACACATACAGTCACG TCCCTTGCAGAAATTCAGCCCCACTGGTCATACCTCCGTGCCACAGCCAGCCAAGAGCCAACCCATGAGCATCTGGAGA GCCATCATGAAGAAGCCACGAACAGCTGTGAGGAGTCGTCCCAGGAAGCAGGCATCCcgccaggagggaagggagaagcgtGTCCTCAGCAGCAGCCAGGTCAAGCCTCCTACCCCCAATG CAGGCCTGGCCAGGCggcaggaggaggtggtggtgcaGGCCTCTGTGTCCCCGTACCATCTGTTCAGAGGCACAGCTGAGGTCAGAGCCTTTCGGGAGAACCTACTGAGATGGTACGACCGAGAGAAGCGCGACCTACCCTGGAGAAGGCGG gcagagggtgaggtgGACCTGGACAGGCGGGCTTACGCGG TGTGGGTCTCAGAGGTCATGCTGCAGCAGACCCAGGTTGCCACGGTGATCGACTATTATACCCGATGGATGCAG AAGTGGCCAACGCTGCAGGATCTGGCCAGTGCTTCCCTGGAG GGGGTGAACCAGCTCTGGGCAGGCCTGGGCTACTACTCTCGAGGCCGGCGGCTGCATGAGGGAGCCCGGAAG GTGGTAGAGGAGCTAGGGGGCCATGTGCCACGTACAGCAGAGACCCTGCAGCAGCTCCTGCCTGGCGTGGGGCGATACACAGCTGGAGCCATTGCCTCCATTGCCTTTGGACAG gcaacTGGTGTGGTAGACGGGAATGTAGTACGGGTGCTATGCCGCGTCCGAGCCATTGGTGCGGATTCCAGCAGCGCCCTTGTCTCCCAGCATCTCTG GAGCTTAGCCCAGCAGCTGGTAGACCCGGCGCGGCCCGGGGACTTGAACCAAGCAGCCATGGAGCTGGGGGCCACAGTGTGCACCCCGCAGCACCCGCGCTGCAGCCAGTGCCCCGTGCGGAGCCTGTGTCGGGCACACCAGAGG GTGGAGCGGGAACAGCTCTTAGCCTCGCGGAGCCTGCCAGGCAGCCCTGATGTGGAGGAGTGCG CTCCCGGCTCGGGGCAGTGTCGGCTGTGCGCGCCTccctcagagccctgggacccgacCCTGGGAGTGACCAACTTCCCCAGGAAGGCCAGCCGCAGGCCCCCCAGGGAGGAGTGCTCTGCCACCTGTGTTCTGGAACAGCCCAGGGCCGTTGGGGGTCCTCGAATTCTGCTGGTGCAGAGGCCCAATTCAG GTTTGCTGGCGGGACTGTGGGAATTCCCGTCTGTGACCACAGAGCCCTCTGGGCAACGTCAGCGTCAGGCCCTGCTGCAGGAACTGCAGAGATGGGCTGGGCCCCTCCCAGCCACGCGCCTCCGGCATCTGGGGCAG GTGGTCCACACCTTCTCTCACATCAAACTGACATACGAAGTATACGGTCTGGCCCTGGAAGGGGAGACGCCGGTGACCACCACACCACCTGGCGCTCGCTGGCTGACCCGCGAGGAGTTTCACACTGCAGCTGTCTCCACCGCTATGAAAAAG GTGTTCCGTGTGTACGAGGGCCGACGGCCAGGGGCCTGCAAG GGTTCCAAAAGATCCCCGGTGTCCACTCCGTCCAGCCGGAAAAAGCCCAGCCCGGGCCAGCAACTCCTGGATAGTTTCTTTCGGCCTCATATCCCAAGGGATGCACCCAGCCTCAACAGTACTGCCCAGTGA
- the MUTYH gene encoding adenine DNA glycosylase isoform X4, whose protein sequence is MNPCSHIQSRPLQKFSPTGHTSVPQPAKSQPMSIWRAIMKKPRTAVRSRPRKQASRQEGREKRVLSSSQVKPPTPNGLARRQEEVVVQASVSPYHLFRGTAEVRAFRENLLRWYDREKRDLPWRRRAEGEVDLDRRAYAVWVSEVMLQQTQVATVIDYYTRWMQKWPTLQDLASASLEGVNQLWAGLGYYSRGRRLHEGARKVVEELGGHVPRTAETLQQLLPGVGRYTAGAIASIAFGQATGVVDGNVVRVLCRVRAIGADSSSALVSQHLWSLAQQLVDPARPGDLNQAAMELGATVCTPQHPRCSQCPVRSLCRAHQRVEREQLLASRSLPGSPDVEECAPGSGQCRLCAPPSEPWDPTLGVTNFPRKASRRPPREECSATCVLEQPRAVGGPRILLVQRPNSGLLAGLWEFPSVTTEPSGQRQRQALLQELQRWAGPLPATRLRHLGQVVHTFSHIKLTYEVYGLALEGETPVTTTPPGARWLTREEFHTAAVSTAMKKVFRVYEGRRPGACKGSKRSPVSTPSSRKKPSPGQQLLDSFFRPHIPRDAPSLNSTAQ, encoded by the exons ATGAACCCCTGTTCACACATACAGTCACG TCCCTTGCAGAAATTCAGCCCCACTGGTCATACCTCCGTGCCACAGCCAGCCAAGAGCCAACCCATGAGCATCTGGAGA GCCATCATGAAGAAGCCACGAACAGCTGTGAGGAGTCGTCCCAGGAAGCAGGCATCCcgccaggagggaagggagaagcgtGTCCTCAGCAGCAGCCAGGTCAAGCCTCCTACCCCCAATG GCCTGGCCAGGCggcaggaggaggtggtggtgcaGGCCTCTGTGTCCCCGTACCATCTGTTCAGAGGCACAGCTGAGGTCAGAGCCTTTCGGGAGAACCTACTGAGATGGTACGACCGAGAGAAGCGCGACCTACCCTGGAGAAGGCGG gcagagggtgaggtgGACCTGGACAGGCGGGCTTACGCGG TGTGGGTCTCAGAGGTCATGCTGCAGCAGACCCAGGTTGCCACGGTGATCGACTATTATACCCGATGGATGCAG AAGTGGCCAACGCTGCAGGATCTGGCCAGTGCTTCCCTGGAG GGGGTGAACCAGCTCTGGGCAGGCCTGGGCTACTACTCTCGAGGCCGGCGGCTGCATGAGGGAGCCCGGAAG GTGGTAGAGGAGCTAGGGGGCCATGTGCCACGTACAGCAGAGACCCTGCAGCAGCTCCTGCCTGGCGTGGGGCGATACACAGCTGGAGCCATTGCCTCCATTGCCTTTGGACAG gcaacTGGTGTGGTAGACGGGAATGTAGTACGGGTGCTATGCCGCGTCCGAGCCATTGGTGCGGATTCCAGCAGCGCCCTTGTCTCCCAGCATCTCTG GAGCTTAGCCCAGCAGCTGGTAGACCCGGCGCGGCCCGGGGACTTGAACCAAGCAGCCATGGAGCTGGGGGCCACAGTGTGCACCCCGCAGCACCCGCGCTGCAGCCAGTGCCCCGTGCGGAGCCTGTGTCGGGCACACCAGAGG GTGGAGCGGGAACAGCTCTTAGCCTCGCGGAGCCTGCCAGGCAGCCCTGATGTGGAGGAGTGCG CTCCCGGCTCGGGGCAGTGTCGGCTGTGCGCGCCTccctcagagccctgggacccgacCCTGGGAGTGACCAACTTCCCCAGGAAGGCCAGCCGCAGGCCCCCCAGGGAGGAGTGCTCTGCCACCTGTGTTCTGGAACAGCCCAGGGCCGTTGGGGGTCCTCGAATTCTGCTGGTGCAGAGGCCCAATTCAG GTTTGCTGGCGGGACTGTGGGAATTCCCGTCTGTGACCACAGAGCCCTCTGGGCAACGTCAGCGTCAGGCCCTGCTGCAGGAACTGCAGAGATGGGCTGGGCCCCTCCCAGCCACGCGCCTCCGGCATCTGGGGCAG GTGGTCCACACCTTCTCTCACATCAAACTGACATACGAAGTATACGGTCTGGCCCTGGAAGGGGAGACGCCGGTGACCACCACACCACCTGGCGCTCGCTGGCTGACCCGCGAGGAGTTTCACACTGCAGCTGTCTCCACCGCTATGAAAAAG GTGTTCCGTGTGTACGAGGGCCGACGGCCAGGGGCCTGCAAG GGTTCCAAAAGATCCCCGGTGTCCACTCCGTCCAGCCGGAAAAAGCCCAGCCCGGGCCAGCAACTCCTGGATAGTTTCTTTCGGCCTCATATCCCAAGGGATGCACCCAGCCTCAACAGTACTGCCCAGTGA
- the MUTYH gene encoding adenine DNA glycosylase isoform X1 — MTRRAPRLSSWRVRGASASYPCAAPAVGDGAGPCRPSRRVADGSDFRSHLPGLARRRRPGARGDLCAGAVRGPMRWRRVGRSHAPWSASGAGRGRPSGKAIMKKPRTAVRSRPRKQASRQEGREKRVLSSSQVKPPTPNAGLARRQEEVVVQASVSPYHLFRGTAEVRAFRENLLRWYDREKRDLPWRRRAEGEVDLDRRAYAVWVSEVMLQQTQVATVIDYYTRWMQKWPTLQDLASASLEGVNQLWAGLGYYSRGRRLHEGARKVVEELGGHVPRTAETLQQLLPGVGRYTAGAIASIAFGQATGVVDGNVVRVLCRVRAIGADSSSALVSQHLWSLAQQLVDPARPGDLNQAAMELGATVCTPQHPRCSQCPVRSLCRAHQRVEREQLLASRSLPGSPDVEECAPGSGQCRLCAPPSEPWDPTLGVTNFPRKASRRPPREECSATCVLEQPRAVGGPRILLVQRPNSGLLAGLWEFPSVTTEPSGQRQRQALLQELQRWAGPLPATRLRHLGQVVHTFSHIKLTYEVYGLALEGETPVTTTPPGARWLTREEFHTAAVSTAMKKVFRVYEGRRPGACKGSKRSPVSTPSSRKKPSPGQQLLDSFFRPHIPRDAPSLNSTAQ, encoded by the exons ATGACACGGCGCGCCCCTCGCCTAAGTAGTTGGCGGGTACGCGGGGCTTCCGCTTCTTATCCCTGCGCGGCTCCGGCGGTCGGGGACGGGGCGGGGCCTTGCCGTCCGAGTCGCCGAGTCGCCGACGGGTCGGACTTCCGTTCACACCTCCCGGGTCTGGCGCGGAGGAGGCGGCCTGGCGCGCGCGGGGACCTATGCGCTGGCGCCGTGCGGGGACCTATGCGCTGGCGCCGTGTGGGCCGGAGCCACGCCCCCTGGAGTGCGTCGGGAGCCGGGCGCGGGAGACCGAGCGGGAAG GCCATCATGAAGAAGCCACGAACAGCTGTGAGGAGTCGTCCCAGGAAGCAGGCATCCcgccaggagggaagggagaagcgtGTCCTCAGCAGCAGCCAGGTCAAGCCTCCTACCCCCAATG CAGGCCTGGCCAGGCggcaggaggaggtggtggtgcaGGCCTCTGTGTCCCCGTACCATCTGTTCAGAGGCACAGCTGAGGTCAGAGCCTTTCGGGAGAACCTACTGAGATGGTACGACCGAGAGAAGCGCGACCTACCCTGGAGAAGGCGG gcagagggtgaggtgGACCTGGACAGGCGGGCTTACGCGG TGTGGGTCTCAGAGGTCATGCTGCAGCAGACCCAGGTTGCCACGGTGATCGACTATTATACCCGATGGATGCAG AAGTGGCCAACGCTGCAGGATCTGGCCAGTGCTTCCCTGGAG GGGGTGAACCAGCTCTGGGCAGGCCTGGGCTACTACTCTCGAGGCCGGCGGCTGCATGAGGGAGCCCGGAAG GTGGTAGAGGAGCTAGGGGGCCATGTGCCACGTACAGCAGAGACCCTGCAGCAGCTCCTGCCTGGCGTGGGGCGATACACAGCTGGAGCCATTGCCTCCATTGCCTTTGGACAG gcaacTGGTGTGGTAGACGGGAATGTAGTACGGGTGCTATGCCGCGTCCGAGCCATTGGTGCGGATTCCAGCAGCGCCCTTGTCTCCCAGCATCTCTG GAGCTTAGCCCAGCAGCTGGTAGACCCGGCGCGGCCCGGGGACTTGAACCAAGCAGCCATGGAGCTGGGGGCCACAGTGTGCACCCCGCAGCACCCGCGCTGCAGCCAGTGCCCCGTGCGGAGCCTGTGTCGGGCACACCAGAGG GTGGAGCGGGAACAGCTCTTAGCCTCGCGGAGCCTGCCAGGCAGCCCTGATGTGGAGGAGTGCG CTCCCGGCTCGGGGCAGTGTCGGCTGTGCGCGCCTccctcagagccctgggacccgacCCTGGGAGTGACCAACTTCCCCAGGAAGGCCAGCCGCAGGCCCCCCAGGGAGGAGTGCTCTGCCACCTGTGTTCTGGAACAGCCCAGGGCCGTTGGGGGTCCTCGAATTCTGCTGGTGCAGAGGCCCAATTCAG GTTTGCTGGCGGGACTGTGGGAATTCCCGTCTGTGACCACAGAGCCCTCTGGGCAACGTCAGCGTCAGGCCCTGCTGCAGGAACTGCAGAGATGGGCTGGGCCCCTCCCAGCCACGCGCCTCCGGCATCTGGGGCAG GTGGTCCACACCTTCTCTCACATCAAACTGACATACGAAGTATACGGTCTGGCCCTGGAAGGGGAGACGCCGGTGACCACCACACCACCTGGCGCTCGCTGGCTGACCCGCGAGGAGTTTCACACTGCAGCTGTCTCCACCGCTATGAAAAAG GTGTTCCGTGTGTACGAGGGCCGACGGCCAGGGGCCTGCAAG GGTTCCAAAAGATCCCCGGTGTCCACTCCGTCCAGCCGGAAAAAGCCCAGCCCGGGCCAGCAACTCCTGGATAGTTTCTTTCGGCCTCATATCCCAAGGGATGCACCCAGCCTCAACAGTACTGCCCAGTGA
- the HPDL gene encoding 4-hydroxyphenylpyruvate dioxygenase-like protein — MAVHARRLCHIAFHVPVGQSLTQDLQRLFGFQALAVREAEGWRQLALRSGDAVFLVNEGAGPREPLYGLDPRHAVPSATNLCFDVADAGAAARALVARGCSMPVPPVSVKDTQGTATYTVVRSPAGNLSLTLLERAGFRGPFLPGFQPVPSAASPGWVSHVDHLTLACTPGSSQTLMRWFHDCLDFRHLPLSPGEDPEMGLQVTAGSGQGGLKLTALQTPQGSAVPTLVLAETLPGASSGQDQVAQFLARHRGPGLQHVGLYTPNIVEATEGVAGAGGQLLAPPESYYQQPGKERQILAAGHKPSLLAQQGILLDGDEGKFLLQVFTKSLFPEDTFFLELIQRQGATGFGQGNIRALWQSVQEQAARDREA; from the coding sequence ATGGCCGTGCACGCCCGTCGTCTGTGCCACATTGCCTTCCACGTGCCCGTGGGGCAGTCCCTCACCCAGGATCTGCAGCGTCTCTTCGGTTTCCAGGCCCTGGCGGTGCGGGAAGCGGAAGGCTGGCGGCAGCTGGCCTTGCGCAGCGGCGACGCGGTCTTTTTGGTGAACGAGGGCGCAGGGCCGCGGGAGCCGCTGTACGGCTTGGACCCACGTCATGCTGTGCCCAGCGCCACCAACCTGTGCTTCGACGTGGCGGACGCGGGCGCCGCCGCCCGGGCGTTGGTCGCGCGGGGCTGCAGCATGCCGGTGCCCCCGGTTAGCGTGAAGGACACGCAGGGCACAGCCACTTACACTGTGGTGCGCTCACCCGCCGGCAACCTCAGCCTGACACTCCTGGAGCGTGCCGGCTTCCGAGGGCCTTTCCTCCCAGGATTCCAGCCTGTGCCCTCTGCAGCCAGCCCCGGCTGGGTCAGCCACGTGGACCACCTGACCTTGGCCTGCACCCCTGGTAGCTCCCAGACACTGATGCGCTGGTTCCACGACTGTCTAGACTTTCGCCACCTGCCACTGAGTCCAGGTGAGGATCCCGAGATGGGCCTCCAGGTGACAGCAGGATCTGGGCAAGGGGGACTGAAGCTCACTGCCCTGCAGACCCCACAAGGCAGTGCTGTACCCACCCTCGTGCTGGCTGAGACCCTACCGGGGGCTTCTAGTGGACAGGACCAGGTAGCACAGTTCCTGGCCCGGCACAGGGGACCAGGACTGCAGCACGTGGGGCTCTACACACCGAACATCGTAGAAGCCACTGAGGGGGTAGCAGGGGCGGGGGGCCAGCTCCTGGCTCCTCCGGAGTCATACTACCAGCAGCCGGGCAAGGAAAGGCAGATCCTAGCCGCTGGGCACAAGCCTAGCCTGCTGGCCCAACAGGGGATCCTGCTGGATGGTGATGAAGGCAAGTTTCTGCTTCAGGTCTTCACCAAGTCCCTCTTTCCAGAGGACACCTTCTTCCTAGAGCTGATTCAGAGGCAGGGGGCCACAGGCTTTGGCCAGGGCAACATCCGGGCCCTGTGGCAGTCAGTGCAGGAGCAAGCCGCCAGGGACCGGGAAGCCTGA
- the MUTYH gene encoding adenine DNA glycosylase isoform X2, which translates to MTRRAPRLSSWRVRGASASYPCAAPAVGDGAGPCRPSRRVADGSDFRSHLPGLARRRRPGARGDLCAGAVRGPMRWRRVGRSHAPWSASGAGRGRPSGKAIMKKPRTAVRSRPRKQASRQEGREKRVLSSSQVKPPTPNGLARRQEEVVVQASVSPYHLFRGTAEVRAFRENLLRWYDREKRDLPWRRRAEGEVDLDRRAYAVWVSEVMLQQTQVATVIDYYTRWMQKWPTLQDLASASLEGVNQLWAGLGYYSRGRRLHEGARKVVEELGGHVPRTAETLQQLLPGVGRYTAGAIASIAFGQATGVVDGNVVRVLCRVRAIGADSSSALVSQHLWSLAQQLVDPARPGDLNQAAMELGATVCTPQHPRCSQCPVRSLCRAHQRVEREQLLASRSLPGSPDVEECAPGSGQCRLCAPPSEPWDPTLGVTNFPRKASRRPPREECSATCVLEQPRAVGGPRILLVQRPNSGLLAGLWEFPSVTTEPSGQRQRQALLQELQRWAGPLPATRLRHLGQVVHTFSHIKLTYEVYGLALEGETPVTTTPPGARWLTREEFHTAAVSTAMKKVFRVYEGRRPGACKGSKRSPVSTPSSRKKPSPGQQLLDSFFRPHIPRDAPSLNSTAQ; encoded by the exons ATGACACGGCGCGCCCCTCGCCTAAGTAGTTGGCGGGTACGCGGGGCTTCCGCTTCTTATCCCTGCGCGGCTCCGGCGGTCGGGGACGGGGCGGGGCCTTGCCGTCCGAGTCGCCGAGTCGCCGACGGGTCGGACTTCCGTTCACACCTCCCGGGTCTGGCGCGGAGGAGGCGGCCTGGCGCGCGCGGGGACCTATGCGCTGGCGCCGTGCGGGGACCTATGCGCTGGCGCCGTGTGGGCCGGAGCCACGCCCCCTGGAGTGCGTCGGGAGCCGGGCGCGGGAGACCGAGCGGGAAG GCCATCATGAAGAAGCCACGAACAGCTGTGAGGAGTCGTCCCAGGAAGCAGGCATCCcgccaggagggaagggagaagcgtGTCCTCAGCAGCAGCCAGGTCAAGCCTCCTACCCCCAATG GCCTGGCCAGGCggcaggaggaggtggtggtgcaGGCCTCTGTGTCCCCGTACCATCTGTTCAGAGGCACAGCTGAGGTCAGAGCCTTTCGGGAGAACCTACTGAGATGGTACGACCGAGAGAAGCGCGACCTACCCTGGAGAAGGCGG gcagagggtgaggtgGACCTGGACAGGCGGGCTTACGCGG TGTGGGTCTCAGAGGTCATGCTGCAGCAGACCCAGGTTGCCACGGTGATCGACTATTATACCCGATGGATGCAG AAGTGGCCAACGCTGCAGGATCTGGCCAGTGCTTCCCTGGAG GGGGTGAACCAGCTCTGGGCAGGCCTGGGCTACTACTCTCGAGGCCGGCGGCTGCATGAGGGAGCCCGGAAG GTGGTAGAGGAGCTAGGGGGCCATGTGCCACGTACAGCAGAGACCCTGCAGCAGCTCCTGCCTGGCGTGGGGCGATACACAGCTGGAGCCATTGCCTCCATTGCCTTTGGACAG gcaacTGGTGTGGTAGACGGGAATGTAGTACGGGTGCTATGCCGCGTCCGAGCCATTGGTGCGGATTCCAGCAGCGCCCTTGTCTCCCAGCATCTCTG GAGCTTAGCCCAGCAGCTGGTAGACCCGGCGCGGCCCGGGGACTTGAACCAAGCAGCCATGGAGCTGGGGGCCACAGTGTGCACCCCGCAGCACCCGCGCTGCAGCCAGTGCCCCGTGCGGAGCCTGTGTCGGGCACACCAGAGG GTGGAGCGGGAACAGCTCTTAGCCTCGCGGAGCCTGCCAGGCAGCCCTGATGTGGAGGAGTGCG CTCCCGGCTCGGGGCAGTGTCGGCTGTGCGCGCCTccctcagagccctgggacccgacCCTGGGAGTGACCAACTTCCCCAGGAAGGCCAGCCGCAGGCCCCCCAGGGAGGAGTGCTCTGCCACCTGTGTTCTGGAACAGCCCAGGGCCGTTGGGGGTCCTCGAATTCTGCTGGTGCAGAGGCCCAATTCAG GTTTGCTGGCGGGACTGTGGGAATTCCCGTCTGTGACCACAGAGCCCTCTGGGCAACGTCAGCGTCAGGCCCTGCTGCAGGAACTGCAGAGATGGGCTGGGCCCCTCCCAGCCACGCGCCTCCGGCATCTGGGGCAG GTGGTCCACACCTTCTCTCACATCAAACTGACATACGAAGTATACGGTCTGGCCCTGGAAGGGGAGACGCCGGTGACCACCACACCACCTGGCGCTCGCTGGCTGACCCGCGAGGAGTTTCACACTGCAGCTGTCTCCACCGCTATGAAAAAG GTGTTCCGTGTGTACGAGGGCCGACGGCCAGGGGCCTGCAAG GGTTCCAAAAGATCCCCGGTGTCCACTCCGTCCAGCCGGAAAAAGCCCAGCCCGGGCCAGCAACTCCTGGATAGTTTCTTTCGGCCTCATATCCCAAGGGATGCACCCAGCCTCAACAGTACTGCCCAGTGA